The genome window TCCATCGTGAGCAGGGGGCCTTTCTTCGTTTTAATAAAGCCTAAGGCGATGATAGCTAAAACGGCCGGCGCGGCTTCAGGCAGGAGGGTGGTGACTGTCTTAGCTAGCGGCTCATAGCGAGCGTCCAGAGAGGAGGCTAGTAGGATGGCTCCCGGTAGAATCCAAAGCGTTAATGTGGCGAAAAATACGGCTAATACTAGCTTCTCTTCAAGAGTGAGGGGTTTTTCATCTAGTAGTTTAGGGGGCTCAACACGCTTTTCGGGAATCTTTAAGATCTTGAAGACTATTAGCCAGGTTACAAATAGCCCTATCAAGGCTTGTGGAGTCCCAACAATAATCCAGTCTAGGAATGTGAGCTTGAAACCCTGAATACTCGACTCAAGAACCTGCTTCGCGACTAGGTTGGGCGGAGTGCTTATCAAAAATAACATAGCCCCCGCGGTGGCAGCTTCACCCAAAGCCAGCATGGTAGCCTCCACGTACTGGTCTGAAGCTCTCATAAGCGTGAGCAAAGATAACGCGATAGGGAACACAACACTAGCAGAAGCCGTGATAGAACCCGTGATTGTCAGCAAGAATGCAGGTAGGCTTGCCGCGAAAAAGGCCACTAGCGCAGGGTCACCTCCTGAGTAGAGCTTAGCTATTGCTAGTGCAGCCCTCTTGTCCACACCCCACTTTTTAAAAGCAGCTGCTAGAACAAAACCTCCCATAAAGATCCATATTATAGGGTTCGTAAAACTGGTTAGAGACGTCGACCACGAGACGTATCCAAGAAGACTAAACAGCGCCGCCGCCAAAATACCGGTTAAACCTAACGGAACCGCCTCCGTCACCCACCACTCTGCAATCCATAGAAGCCCTCCCAGGGCGATCTGCGGGGCTTTAGGCGCTCCGGGCACCCTGGATGCCTGCTCAACTAAAGGAAGCGGTGGAGAAATAACCATCAGCAAGAAGAGAATTGGTCCAATTAAGATCTTTAAA of Thermofilum uzonense contains these proteins:
- a CDS encoding SLC13 family permease, whose amino-acid sequence is MGRSLLKILIGPILFLLMVISPPLPLVEQASRVPGAPKAPQIALGGLLWIAEWWVTEAVPLGLTGILAAALFSLLGYVSWSTSLTSFTNPIIWIFMGGFVLAAAFKKWGVDKRAALAIAKLYSGGDPALVAFFAASLPAFLLTITGSITASASVVFPIALSLLTLMRASDQYVEATMLALGEAATAGAMLFLISTPPNLVAKQVLESSIQGFKLTFLDWIIVGTPQALIGLFVTWLIVFKILKIPEKRVEPPKLLDEKPLTLEEKLVLAVFFATLTLWILPGAILLASSLDARYEPLAKTVTTLLPEAAPAVLAIIALGFIKTKKGPLLTMDEISSGIDWNVIFMFGGGIAMGYALDSSGFSNWLALMISKLGTLDIYSLSAVAALIGFAITFPASNTAAAIITVPLVASIAKGMGVNPAYPVITAALACSISSALPSTTPPMAIIYGSRKVKASNMFKVGMLADVVRLIILMATEPILVSILLNIKGIP